Proteins from a single region of Pleomorphomonas sp. T1.2MG-36:
- a CDS encoding AraC family transcriptional regulator, whose amino-acid sequence MTDPLAEVVTLLQPSASFSKLASTAGPWRVTRSDAGRPFYCAMLEGRCRLVVDDRPPIVLEPGDFLLLPSANDFSMSSLEPPPEGEPTPHLEVGPRHYRHGRPDGPADARMAVGYCAFGSPDAALLLSLLPSLIHVRGQPRLATLVEMVDEEARADRPARDVILAHLLQIMLIEALRADSGAAARPGLIRGLADERLAVALRRMHEAPTRPWTVPELAREAGLSRTVFFERFRRVVGLTPMDYLLAWRMALAKDLLRRGTAGIAEVAERTGYASASTFTIAFSRHVGVPPARYARGAAA is encoded by the coding sequence ATGACCGACCCCCTCGCCGAAGTCGTCACCCTGTTGCAGCCCAGTGCCTCCTTCTCCAAGCTGGCCAGCACCGCCGGTCCCTGGCGCGTGACGCGTTCGGATGCCGGCCGCCCCTTCTACTGCGCCATGCTGGAGGGCCGCTGCCGCCTCGTCGTCGACGATCGGCCGCCGATCGTTCTCGAACCGGGCGATTTCCTGCTGCTGCCCTCGGCCAACGATTTCAGCATGTCCAGCCTCGAACCGCCGCCGGAGGGCGAGCCGACCCCGCACCTGGAAGTGGGCCCGCGCCACTACCGGCATGGGCGACCGGACGGGCCGGCCGACGCGCGCATGGCGGTCGGCTATTGCGCCTTCGGCTCGCCCGACGCCGCGCTGCTGCTGTCGCTGCTGCCGAGCCTCATCCATGTGCGCGGCCAGCCCCGGCTCGCCACCCTGGTGGAGATGGTCGACGAGGAGGCCCGCGCCGACCGCCCGGCCCGCGACGTCATCCTCGCCCACCTTCTGCAGATCATGCTGATCGAGGCGCTGCGCGCCGACAGCGGCGCCGCCGCCCGGCCCGGCCTGATCCGCGGCCTCGCCGACGAACGCCTCGCCGTCGCCCTCCGCCGCATGCACGAGGCGCCGACGCGGCCGTGGACGGTGCCCGAGCTTGCCCGCGAGGCCGGCCTCTCGCGCACCGTGTTCTTCGAGCGCTTCCGCCGCGTCGTCGGCCTCACGCCCATGGACTACCTGCTGGCCTGGCGCATGGCGCTCGCCAAGGACCTGCTGCGCCGGGGCACGGCCGGCATCGCCGAAGTGGCCGAACGCACCGGCTACGCCTCCGCCAGCACCTTCACCATCGCCTTCTCAAGGCACGTGGGGGTGCCGCCGGCCCGGTATGCGCGCGGCGCGGCGGCCTAA
- a CDS encoding DUF1801 domain-containing protein, which produces MTDQPTPSALIDLKLESLGDWRAETLKRIRALIHEADPDVVEAVKWIKPSNPQGVPTWEHAGILCTGETYKAYVKLTFAHGAALEDPAGLFNAGLGGGMRRAIDIREGEMVDEEAFRELVRAAVGWNVGKQARR; this is translated from the coding sequence ATGACCGACCAGCCGACGCCCTCCGCCCTCATCGACCTGAAGCTCGAAAGCCTCGGCGACTGGCGGGCCGAAACGCTGAAGCGCATCCGCGCCCTGATCCACGAGGCCGACCCCGACGTGGTCGAAGCCGTGAAATGGATCAAACCCTCCAACCCCCAAGGCGTCCCCACCTGGGAACACGCCGGCATCCTCTGCACCGGCGAGACCTACAAGGCGTACGTCAAACTCACCTTCGCCCACGGCGCCGCCTTGGAAGACCCAGCGGGCCTCTTCAACGCCGGGCTTGGCGGGGGGATGCGGCGCGCGATCGATATCCGGGAGGGGGAGATGGTGGATGAGGAGGCGTTCAGGGAGTTGGTAAGGGCGGCGGTGGGGTGGAATGTGGGGAAGCAGGCGAGGAGGTAG